One window of the Eucalyptus grandis isolate ANBG69807.140 chromosome 6, ASM1654582v1, whole genome shotgun sequence genome contains the following:
- the LOC104416356 gene encoding probable LL-diaminopimelate aminotransferase, chloroplastic yields MYLHLPSSRFRMPHAASSRHPRLYSSRVICSVALEDKARLGHCTRVPRNVNMESLKNGYLFPEISIREAEHAEKYPHAKLIKLGIGDTTRPIPHIITSAMAQKALALSTDAGYTGYGDEQGNKDLREAIANVVYKDKGVEWDEVFVSDGAQGDISRLQMLLGSGMTIAVQDPTFPAYVDSSIIVGQAGKFQEETGKFQNIVYMRCCPWNDFFPDLATTPRTDVIFFCSPNNPTGTAASRPQLERLVEFAKANGSIIVHDSAYASYISDDSPRSIFEIPGAKEVAIEISSFSKFAGFTGVRLGWAVVPKELKYSNGFPVRKDFNRIMCTCFNGASSISQAGGLACLSADGYQALCRSIDYYHENADIIIDAFTSLGLKVYGGKNAPYAWVQFPGRSSWEVFNEILERAHVVTVPGAGFGPGGEGYIRVSAFGSRECMLEASRRLKSLLK; encoded by the exons ATGTATCTTCACCTGCCATCCTCTCGCTTTCGCATGCCTCATGCAGCTTCTTCTCGCCATCCACGGCTCTATTCGTCCAG GGTGATTTGCAGTGTGGCATTGGAGGACAAGGCAAGACTTG GTCATTGCACCAGAGTCCCCCGAAATGTCAACATGGAAAGCCTGAAAAATGGTTATCTTTTTCCCGAG atTTCGATTCGCGAGGCTGAGCACGCTGAGAAGTACCCGCATGCAAAGTTGATAAAGCTCGGAATAGGCGACACGACACGGCCTATTCCCCACATCATAACATCGGCCATGGCCCAG AAAGCACTTGCTCTTTCCACCGATGCGGGATACACAGGATATGGAGATGAGCAAGGAAACAAG GATCTGAGGGAGGCTATCGCAAATGTCGTTTACAAAGATAAGGGAGTGGAGTGGGACGAAGTTTTCGTATCGGACGGTGCCCAAGGCGACATCTCTCGCCTCCAG ATGCTCCTGGGATCCGGAATGACAATTGCTGTTCAGGACCCAACTTTTCCG GCTTACGTGGATTCCAGCATAATCGTGGGTCAAGCGGGCAAGTTCCAGGAGGAAACCGGGAAGTTTCAGAACATCGTGTACATGAGATGTTGTCCTTGGAACGACTTCTTCCCCGACCTGGCGACGACCCCACGAACCGATGTCATTTTCTTCTGCTCTCCCAACAATCCGACCGGCACCGCCGCGTCCCGACCGCAGCTTGAGCGGCTTGTGGAGTTTGCCAAGGCGAACGGGTCGATCATAGTTCATGACTCCGCGTACGCTTCGTACATTTCGGACGATAGCCCTAGGTCGATCTTTGAGATCCCCGGAGCCAAGGAG GTCGCAATAGAGATCTCTTCCTTTTCTAAGTTTGCCGGGTTCACGGGTGTCCGCCTCGGCTGGGCCGTCGTGCCTAAGGAGCTGAAGTACTCGAACGGATTTCCGGTCAGAAAGGACTTCAATCGGATCATGTGCACATGCTTTAACGGCGCATCGAGCATCTCTCAGGCAGGAGGCCTAGCTTGCCTCTCTGCAGATGGTTACCAG GCTCTCTGCAGATCCATAGACTACTACCACGAGAACGCAGACATAATCATCGATGCGTTCACGTCCCTCGGGTTAAAAGTCTACGGCGGCAAGAACGCGCCATACGCGTGGGTGCAGTTCCCGGGCCGGAGCTCTTGGGAGGTGTTCAACGAGATCCTGGAGAGGGCCCACGTCGTGACCGTCCCGGGGGCCGGGTTTGGCCCCGGCGGCGAAGGTTACATAAGGGTGAGCGCGTTCGGGAGTAGGGAGTGCATGTTGGAAGCTTCAAGGAGGCTAAAATCTCTGCTGAAGTGA
- the LOC104456636 gene encoding tRNA (carboxymethyluridine(34)-5-O)-methyltransferase: MIITFLRQNRFLSATWKALCVPTSSSAWLSKTYSTMREDNSNVHSSGCGSDLIQKSASTCDDEKCSSRNVESTPEIEKKYVHRVYDAIAPHFSSTRFAKWPKVATFLKTLPPGSLILDAGCGNGKYLGLTPDCYFIGCDISAPLIKICADREHEVLVADAVNLPYRTGFGDAAISIAVLHHLSTENRRKRAIEELVRAVKKGGLVLITVWAVEQEDKSLLTKWTPLAPKYVEEWVGAGSPGVRSPSSSILESIPETDDRSVESTREFEANMATNPEKTQNLNHHGEDDEMALRQEKNIEDQQEYFVPWHLPYHRAEVSGASMTALASGLAKKDDKKGAVVYNRYYHVFGEGELERLVSGMDNIIVVDRFYDKSNWCIVLEKTY; this comes from the exons ATGATCATTACCTTCCTGAGACAAAATAGATTCTTATCTGCAACTTGGAAGGCATTGTGTGTTCCCACAAGTTCAAGCGCCTGGCTGTCTAAGACCTATAGTACTATGCGAGAAGATAATTCCAATGTACATTCTTCTGGATGTGGTAGTGACTTAATCCAGAAATCTGCTTCCACATGTGATGACGAGAAGTGTTCCTCCAGAAATGTGGAGTCCACCCCGGAAATAGAAAAGAAGTATGTTCACCGTGTTTATGATGCTATAGCTCCTCATTTCAGTTCCACTCGATTCGCCAAGTGGCCAAAGGTTGCCACCTTTCTAAAAACTCTGCCTCCGGGATCACTCATCTTGGATGCGGGTTGTGGAAATGGGAAGTACTTGGGCTTGACTCCTGATTGCTATTTCATTGGATGTGATATAAGTGCTCCCCTGATAAAAATATGTGCAGATAGAGAGCATGAGGTTCTGGTTGCGGATGCTGTCAATCTTCCTTACAGAACTGGTTTCGGGGATGCTGCAATCTCAATAGCCGTATTGCATCACTTGAGTACGGAGAATAGGaggaaaagagcaattgaagAGTTAGTTCGTGCCGTGAAAAAGGGCGGGCTGGTTCTGATAACTGTTTGGGCTGTAGAACAGGAAGATAAATCATTGCTTACCAAGTGGACTCCTCTAGCACCGAAATATGTGGAAGAGTGGGTAGGAGCAGGAAGTCCCGGAGTTCGCAGCCCTTCATCTTCGATTTTGGAAAGCATCCCAGAGACAGATGACCGCTCAGTGGAAAGCACGAGGGAATTTGAAGCTAATATGGCCACAAACCCAGAGAAGACTCAGAATTTGAATCATcatggagaagatgatgaaatGGCATTGAGACAAGAGAAGAATATTGAGGATCAGCAGGAATACTTTGTACCTTGGCACTTACCCTATCATCGTGCTGAAGTCAGTGGAGCTTCCATGACTGCTCTTGCAAGTGGTTTGGCAAAAAAGGACGATAAGAAGGGTGCTGTAGTGTATAATAGATATTACCACGTCTTTGGTGAGGGTGAACTTGAGag GTTGGTATCTGGCATGGACAACATCATAGTTGTTGATCGTTTTTATGACAAATCAAACTGGTGTATTGTTCTCGAGAAGACATACTGA
- the LOC104456637 gene encoding pentatricopeptide repeat-containing protein At4g18520, chloroplastic, whose protein sequence is MSDLLRPILREGTPFHFRQMLSSYTFLSPSLAPLDTPVSLLRRTPQTPRRRLSSKARTGGGGRFRSSCSKYLSSASECCFSSSVPCSRENPDGDSRGGPSGAQCMNDGLLASWLQSCSSVRDVQKVQALVLKCSGAGAAYVNNNLMSAYLRYARLDEVRKVFDEMPERNVVSWTTVINACVRFGLDSEALRLFLDALGVGVRANCKTYVCVLNLCSRGLDLQLGKQVHACIIKNEQRNLIVESAIVHFYAQCGMLDSAFCAFDRMDEHDVVSWTTIITACSQLGHEKEAFSMFGQMLRDELLPNEHTVCSILNVCGEEKALKFGRQLHCITFKKMIKNDIFVWTSLVDMYAKCGEIVDSRKVFDGMKHRNTVTWTTMIAGYARNWLGEEAINLFREMKRRNIFANNLTIVSILLACGSIKKLELGREVHAQILKKSVQTNVHIGSTLVWLYCKYGKYSTASNVLRQMPFRDVVSWTALISGCAHLGLGAEALERLKDMLDEGVEPNAFTYSSALKACAKLENLLQGKLLHSSANKTPALSNVFVGSALIHMYAKCGYLAEASQVFDSMPQRNLVTWKAMIMGYARKGHCREALKLMYRMRAEGIEVDDYVLSTVITACGDLEWDNETSSEYCLQSS, encoded by the coding sequence ATGAGCGACCTTCTCAGACCGATTCTTCGGGAAGGAACTCCATTCCATTTCCGGCAGATGCTCTCCTCCTACACCTTCCTCTCGCCAAGCCTCGCTCCACTCGACACGCCCGTCTCCCTCCTCCGCCGGACGCCTCAAACCCCAAGGCGCCGCCTTTCCTCGAAAGCAAgaaccggcggcggcggaagatTCCGCTCTTCGTGCTCCAAGTACCTGTCTTCGGCGTCGGAATGTTGCTTTTCCAGCAGTGTCCCGTGCTCCCGAGAAAACCCAGATGGCGATTCGCGCGGTGGCCCCTCTGGCGCTCAATGCATGAACGATGGTCTTCTCGCTTCTTGGCTGCAGTCGTGTTCTAGCGTCAGAGACGTTCAAAAGGTTCAAGCTTTGGTTTTGAAGTGTTCAGGAGCCGGTGCTGCTTACGTTAATAATAATCTGATGTCTGCGTACTTGAGATATGCGAGATTGGACGAGGTCAGGAAGGTGTTTGACGAAATGCCTGAGAGGAATGTGGTCAGTTGGACTACCGTGATTAACGCGTGCGTTCGGTTTGGCTTGGACAGCGAGGCTCTGAGGTTGTTTCTTGATGCTCTCGGGGTTGGGGTCCGAGCAAACTGCAAGACGTACGTGTGTGTCCTGAATTTGTGTAGCAGGGGGTTAGATTTGCAGCTCGGGAAACAGGTTCATGCCTGCATAATCAAGAATGAGCAGAGAAACTTGATCGTCGAGAGTGCTATAGTTCATTTCTATGCGCAGTGCGGGATGCTTGATAGCGCATTCTGTGCATTTGACCGGATGGATGAGCATGATGTGGTGTCTTGGACAACAATAATCACTGCTTGTTCCCAACTAGGACATGAAAAAGAGGCCTTTTCAATGTTTGGGCAAATGTTAAGGGATGAATTATTGCCTAATGAGCATACTGTGTGTAGCATTTTGAATGTCTGCGGCGAGGAGAAGGCATTGAAATTTGGGAGACAGTTACACTGCATCACATTTAAAAAGATGATCAAGAATGATATTTTTGTGTGGACATCTTTAGTGGATATGTATGCAAAATGTGGGGAGATAGTAGATTCAAGAAAAGTATTTGATGGAATGAAGCATAGAAACACAGTGACATGGACAACCATGATAGCTGGATATGCTCGGAATTGGCTCGGTGAGGAGGCCATAAACCTTTTCAGGGAGATGAAGAGAAGGAATATATTTGCTAATAACCTCACCATTGTAAGTATTCTCCTAGCTTGTGGTTCAATCAAGAAGTTAGAGTTGGGAAGGGAAGTTCATGCACAGATTCTCAAGAAATCTGTTCAAACTAATGTCCACATTGGAAGCACCCTTGTATGGTTGTACTGTAAATACGGAAAGTATTCAACTGCCTCCAATGTCCTCCGCCAGATGCCGTTCAGAGATGTTGTCTCTTGGACGGCGTTAATATCTGGCTGCGCACATCTCGGGCTGGGAGCAGAAGCACTTGAGCGCTTGAAAGATATGTTGGATGAAGGTGTGGAGCCCAATGCGTTCACGTATTCTTCAGCACTAAAGGCATGTGCTAAGCTAGAAAATCTTTTACAAGGAAAGTTACTTCACTCCTCCGCAAACAAGACTCCCGCCTTGTCTAATGTGTTTGTTGGGAGTGCATTAATTCATATGTATGCAAAATGTGGATACCTAGCAGAGGCATCTCAAGTTTTTGACAGCATGCCGCAGCGTAATTTGGTAACATGGAAGGCTATGATAATGGGCTATGCAAGGAAAGGTCATTGCCGAGAGGCTTTAAAGCTCATGTATCGGATGAGAGCAGAAGGTATTGAGGTGGATGATTATGTACTCTCCACGGTTATCACTGCATGTGGAGATTTGGAGTGGGACAATGAAACTTCATCAGAATATTGCTTGCAGTCTAGTTGA